The proteins below come from a single Argentina anserina chromosome 1, drPotAnse1.1, whole genome shotgun sequence genomic window:
- the LOC126790753 gene encoding molybdopterin synthase catalytic subunit, which produces MMADEDRNLVEILEEHTEIDIAKYINYVSAPEAGAIATFSGTTRDTFDGKTVVELRYEAYVPMAIRCMKSICSLARASWNLVSIAVAHQLGPVPVGKTSVFIAVSSVHRVDSLDACKFIIDEIKASVPIWKKEVYANGEVWKENSEFLDRRLDLGRNDGLCSEKDFEAQRHIRKSCCGAKVRVLEEGDPEISKHEAHQD; this is translated from the coding sequence ATGATGGCTGATGAGGATAGAAATCTAGTGGAAATCTTAGAGGAGCATACTGAGATTGACATTGcaaaatatatcaattatgtaaGTGCGCCAGAGGCGGGTGCTATTGCAACATTTTCTGGCACAACGCGTGACACCTTTGACGGAAAAACAGTTGTGGAGCTGAGATATGAAGCATATGTTCCAATGGCAATACGATGCATGAAGTCCATTTGTTCATTGGCTAGAGCCTCATGGAATCTTGTCTCCATTGCAGTTGCGCACCAGCTTGGCCCAGTTCCTGTTGGTAAAACCAGTGTTTTTATTGCTGTCTCATCTGTTCATAGAGTTGATTCATTAGATGCTTGTAAGTTCATAATTGATGAGATAAAGGCCTCAGTTCCAATATGGAAGAAGGAGGTATATGCTAATGGAGAGGTTTGGAAGGAGAATTCAGAGTTCTTAGATCGGAGGTTGGATCTTGGGAGAAATGATGGTTTATGCAGTGAGAAAGACTTTGAAGCACAAAGACATATTAGGAAAAGCTGCTGTGGTGCTAAGGTAAGGGTTTTAGAAGAAGGAGATCCTGAAATTAGCAAACATGAAGCTCACCAGGACTAG
- the LOC126792614 gene encoding uncharacterized protein At4g37920 isoform X1: MEVEVAEGYTITQFCDKIIDTFLNEKPRVKEWRRYLVFREEWRKYRDCFYNRCRNRADAESDPVVKEKLVSMGRKVKKIDDEMERHSELLKEIQDNPTDVNAIVARRQKDFTEEFFRYLNLLSEVYDGLDDRDAAMARLGARCLSAVSAYDNTLEYVDTLETAQAKFDDVLNLPSVDVACEKIKSLAKAKELDSSLILLINSAWASAKESTTLKNEVKDIMYRLYKATKSSLRSIVPKEIKLLKHLLNITDPEERFSAPATAFCPGDDNEAKDPKAVYSTPKEFHKWIKIMLDAYHLNAEETDLREAKQMTRPVVIQRLFILKETIEEKYLEKNTCPESQPEETKSELL; the protein is encoded by the exons ATGGAGGTTGAAGTAGCTGAGGGGTACACCATCACTCAATTTTGTGATAAGATAATTGATACTTTCTTGAATGAGAAGCCTAGGGTGAAGGAATGGAGGAGGTATCTTGTGTTTAGGGAGGAGTGGAGGAAGTATAGAGATTGCTTTTATAATAGGTGTAGGAATCGGGCTGATGCCGAGAGTGATCCGGTTGTGAAAGAAAAATTGGTTTCTATGGGGAGAAAGGTGAAGAAG attgatgatgaaatggaAAGACACAGTGAACTTTTAAAGGAGATACAGGATAACCCGACTGACGTCAATGCAATAGTTGCACGGAGGCAGAAAGACTTCACAGAGGAATTCTTTCGATACCTCAATCTACTTTCTGAAGTTTATGATGGTCTGGATGATCGTGATG cAGCAATGGCTAGGCTTGGGGCTAGATGCTTGTCTGCTGTCAGTGCTTATGATAACACACTAGAATATGTGGACACATTAGAGACTGCCCAGGCCAAATTCGATGATGTCCTAAATTTGCCTTCAGTCGATGTAGCTTGTGAAAAAATTAAAAGTCTTGCCAAGGCAAAGGAACTGGATTCTTCATTGATATTATTGATAAACAGTGCTTGGGCTTCAGCAAAAGAATCCACAACATTGAAAAATGAG GTCAAAGATATTATGTATCGTTTGTACAAAGCCACAAAAAGCAGCCTTCGAAGCATTGTACCAAAAGAAATAAAGCTGCTAAAACATTTGCTGAACATAACAGATCCTGAAGAGCGATTCTCAGCACCGGCGACAGCTTTCTGCCCTGGTGATGATAATGAAGCCAAGGACCCCAAAGCTGTGTACAG TACTCCTAAAGAGTTTCACAAGTGGATTAAGATCATGCTGGATGCGTACCATCTAAATGCAGAAGAAACTGACCTTAGGGAAGCCAAGCAGATGACTCGGCCTGTGGTTATACAGAGGCTATTCATCCTCAAGGAAACTATTGAAGAGAAATATTTGGAAAAAAACACGTGTCCGGAGTCTCAACCGGAGGAAACCAAATCGGAGTTGTTATGA
- the LOC126792614 gene encoding uncharacterized protein At4g37920 isoform X2, producing the protein MNSLLGLELSTSSTHHSIFLNSSTSFDFFPTFNELLFPTALKFPTSSVSLTSNHKRHTTATPCFKTRAAQSSSTISDPDVEVEEKMEVEVAEGYTITQFCDKIIDTFLNEKPRVKEWRRYLVFREEWRKYRDCFYNRCRNRADAESDPVVKEKLVSMGRKVKKIDDEMERHSELLKEIQDNPTDVNAIVARRQKDFTEEFFRYLNLLSEVYDGLDDRDAMARLGARCLSAVSAYDNTLEYVDTLETAQAKFDDVLNLPSVDVACEKIKSLAKAKELDSSLILLINSAWASAKESTTLKNEVKDIMYRLYKATKSSLRSIVPKEIKLLKHLLNITDPEERFSAPATAFCPGDDNEAKDPKAVYSTPKEFHKWIKIMLDAYHLNAEETDLREAKQMTRPVVIQRLFILKETIEEKYLEKNTCPESQPEETKSELL; encoded by the exons ATGAACAGTCTATTGGGACTAGAGCTCTCCACCTCCTCAACCCACCACTCCATCTTCCTCAACAGTTCAACCTCCTTCGACTTCTTCCCAACCTTCAATGAACTCCTTTTCCCAACTGCCCTTAAATTTCCCACTTCCTCTGTCTCTCTCACTTCCAACCACAAACGACACACAACAGCAACTCCATGCTTCAAGACCCGCGCTGCCCAATCAAGCTCCACTATCAGTGA TCCTGATGTTGAAGTGGAGGAGAAAATGGAGGTTGAAGTAGCTGAGGGGTACACCATCACTCAATTTTGTGATAAGATAATTGATACTTTCTTGAATGAGAAGCCTAGGGTGAAGGAATGGAGGAGGTATCTTGTGTTTAGGGAGGAGTGGAGGAAGTATAGAGATTGCTTTTATAATAGGTGTAGGAATCGGGCTGATGCCGAGAGTGATCCGGTTGTGAAAGAAAAATTGGTTTCTATGGGGAGAAAGGTGAAGAAG attgatgatgaaatggaAAGACACAGTGAACTTTTAAAGGAGATACAGGATAACCCGACTGACGTCAATGCAATAGTTGCACGGAGGCAGAAAGACTTCACAGAGGAATTCTTTCGATACCTCAATCTACTTTCTGAAGTTTATGATGGTCTGGATGATCGTGATG CAATGGCTAGGCTTGGGGCTAGATGCTTGTCTGCTGTCAGTGCTTATGATAACACACTAGAATATGTGGACACATTAGAGACTGCCCAGGCCAAATTCGATGATGTCCTAAATTTGCCTTCAGTCGATGTAGCTTGTGAAAAAATTAAAAGTCTTGCCAAGGCAAAGGAACTGGATTCTTCATTGATATTATTGATAAACAGTGCTTGGGCTTCAGCAAAAGAATCCACAACATTGAAAAATGAG GTCAAAGATATTATGTATCGTTTGTACAAAGCCACAAAAAGCAGCCTTCGAAGCATTGTACCAAAAGAAATAAAGCTGCTAAAACATTTGCTGAACATAACAGATCCTGAAGAGCGATTCTCAGCACCGGCGACAGCTTTCTGCCCTGGTGATGATAATGAAGCCAAGGACCCCAAAGCTGTGTACAG TACTCCTAAAGAGTTTCACAAGTGGATTAAGATCATGCTGGATGCGTACCATCTAAATGCAGAAGAAACTGACCTTAGGGAAGCCAAGCAGATGACTCGGCCTGTGGTTATACAGAGGCTATTCATCCTCAAGGAAACTATTGAAGAGAAATATTTGGAAAAAAACACGTGTCCGGAGTCTCAACCGGAGGAAACCAAATCGGAGTTGTTATGA
- the LOC126796185 gene encoding nodulation receptor kinase-like has product MMKELNSWGLRVTEFFILCVFILTPLTSADAGSNSSSFVSIACCSESNFTDSNYNISWVTDVNKFHNRLSCEDISEDVPVAINYLRVNKKRRVFPVGPDQKRCYTLPTKKGEDYLIRGIFGGIWGLKFTVAIDVTTIGVVDAPDDFAVEGVFRATKDSIHFCLVSDNGALYISEIHLRPLWNLNYYLEGFPSSALELLERISFDVKSAAKIIRYGVDPSDRIWLTNSTVDPGRTYLRTETNVNVLGFRDPRVPKQVLQTALASSDRLVIIHDGLSPANNTYLLFLYFYEVDHTVQAGERVFDVYLNSESKQYSGFDVMGNGSNYRELALNVTASGYLNLTLVRASGSANGPICNAYEILKVHQLVQETNTDDVEVILEVRSELLESNEKNEVLEGWTGDPCLPVPWNGIGCEIVDGIPVITKLDLSSGIQRGSDEEHILKGQFPKIIPNLTHLRSLNLSNNKFIGQIPEFFQSSLLISVDVSHNDLSGPFPESFASLSQLGTLYYGCNPQLTKVSPSAISDSKITTDHGNCGAQESSKRGIIIGAAAASGSLLVTAVAGVIFFLSRKNLMPRGKFSKTSYPMAKNLIFSLPSMDDLVIKSISIETFTLDYLEAVTQSYKTLIGEGGFGSVYRGTLTDGQEVAVKVRSATSTQGTREFNNELNLLSTIRHENLVPLLGYCNEKDQEILVYPFMSNGSLQDRLYGEAAKRKILDWPTRLSIALGAARGLTHLHNFAGRCIIHRDVKSSNILLDQSMCAKVADFGFSKYAPQEGDSGASLEVRGTAGYLDPEYYTTHHLSTKSDVFSFGVVLLEIVTGREPLNIHRPRPEWSLVEWAKPYIRESKIEEIVDPNIKGAYHAEAMWRVVEVALSCIEPFSAYRPGMVDIVRELEDSLIIENNASEYMRSIESTGSNRFSIIMDRSLVMDRRIPAPSPSEPSPILTQMAPPEPR; this is encoded by the exons ATGATGAAGGAATTAAACAGTTGGGGTTTAAGAGTGACGGAGTTCTTCATCCTTTGCGTCTTCATTTTGACTCCATTGACTTCTGCAGATGCAG GCAGTAATTCAAGCAGCTTTGTGAGTATTGCATGCTGCTCAGAATCTAATTTTACAGACAGCAATTATAACATAAGTTGGGTAACAGACGTTAATAAGTTTCATAATAGGCTAAGTTGTGAGGACATTTCTGAAGATGTGCCAGTTGCAATCAATTACTTACGCGTTAACAAGAAAAGAAGGGTGTTTCCCGTTGGTCCAGATCAGAAAAGATGTTATACCTTACCAACAAAAAAGGGTGAAGACTATCTAATTAGGGGTATTTTCGGAGGCATCTGGGGATTGAAATTTACAGTTGCTATTGATGTGACCACAATCGGAGTAGTAGATGCACCTGATGATTTTGCTGTCGAGGGAGTTTTTAGAGCTACCAAGGACTCCATACACTTTTGCTTGGTGAGTGACAACGGAGCACTTTATATATCAGAGATTCATTTGAGGCCTCTTTGGAACTTGAATTACTATCTAGAGGGCTTCCCTTCAAGTGCTCTGGAACTGCTTGAAAGGATTAGTTTTGATGTCAAAAGTGCAGCAAAGATCATCAG GTACGGAGTTGACCCGAGTGACAGAATCTGGTTAACAAACTCAACTGTCGACCCGGGGAGGACCTACCTCAGAACAGAAACCAACGTCAACGTTCTTGGCTTCAGAGATCCTCGAGTACCCAAACAAGTCCTCCAAACAGCTCTAGCTTCTTCAGACCGCTTGGTCATTATTCACGATGGCCTTTCTCCAGCAAACAACACGTACCTTTTGTTCTTGTACTTCTATGAAGTTGATCACACTGTTCAAGCTGGGGAGAGGGTTTTTGATGTTTACTTGAACAGTGAGAGTAAACAGTACTCTGGATTCGATGTTATGGGAAATGGCTCAAATTACAGGGAGCTTGCTTTGAATGTGACAGCATCTGGGTATCTGAATCTGACTCTGGTCAGGGCCTCTGGGTCTGCGAATGGACCCATTTGCAATGCCTATGAGATCTTGAAGGTGCACCAGTTAGTTCAGGAGACTAACACAGATGACG TGGAAGTGATTTTGGAGGTGAGGAGTGAGTTGCTGGAAAGTAATGAGAAGAATGAAGTTTTGGAAGGGTGGACTGGAGACCCATGTCTCCCTGTTCCCTGGAATGGGATAGGTTGTGAAATTGTTGATGGCATCCCTGTCATTACCAAATT GGATCTTTCTTCTGGCATTCAGAGAGGCTCTGATGAAGAACACATACTTAAAGGACAGTTTCCTAAAATCATCCCTAACCTGACTCACCTAAGATCCCT GAACCTCAGCAACAATAAGTTTATTGGCCAAATTCCAGAATTTTTCCAATCTTCGCTGTTGATTTCAGT GGATGTGAGCCACAATGATCTTTCTGGACCATTTCCAGAATCCTTTGCCTCACTATCGCAACTGGGAACACT ATATTATGGCTGTAATCCTCAGCTTACTAAAGTTAGTCCATCCGCCATCAGTGACTCAAAAATTACAACAGA CCATGGAAATTGTGGTGCTCAAGAATCTTCAAAACGAGGGATCATCATTGGTGCTGCTGCTGCATCTGGATCTTTACTAGTAACAGCTGTAGCCGGGgttatttttttcttgtcaAGGAAAAATCTAATGCCTCGAGGAAAATTTAGTAAGACATCATATCCTATGGCCAAGA atttaattttctcattacCTAGCATGGATGATCTGGTCATAAAATCAATATCCATAGAGACATTTACTCTTGATTACCTAGAGGCTGTCACCCAAAGTTACAAGACGCTGATAGGTGAAGGAGGTTTTGGTTCTGTCTACCGTGGCACTTTAACTGATGGTCAGGAAGTGGCAGTCAAGGTACGATCAGCAACATCAACCCAAGGGACTCGGGAATTTAATAACGAG CTAAATCTTCTGTCAACTATTCGTCATGAAAACCTTGTGCCTCTTCTTGGTTATTGTAACGAAAAGGATCAAGAAATTCTTGTGTATCCATTTATGTCCAATGGCTCTCTGCAAGATCGCTTATATG GGGAAGcagcaaaaagaaaaattctgGACTGGCCAACAAGACTGTCAATTGCTCTTGGTGCTGCTCGAG GTTTGACACATCTGCACAATTTTGCTGGGCGTTGCATTATACATAGGGATGTGAAATCAAGTAATATACTTCTTGATCAAAGCATGTGCGCCAAGGTGGCAGACTTCGGTTTTTCAAAATATGCTCCTCAAGAAGGTGACAGTGGTGCTTCTCTCGAAGTAAGAGGGACTGCTGGATACTTGGATCCAGA GTACTACACTACTCATCATTTATCAACAAAAAGTGATGTGTTTAGCTTCGGCGTGGTACTACTTGAAATTGTTACTGGCCGGGAACCTCTGAACATACACAGGCCACGTCCCGAGTGGAGCTTAGTCGAATGG GCAAAGCCTTATATAAGGGAGTCAAAGATTGAGGAAATCGTGGATCCAAACATAAAAGGAGCATACCATGCAGAAGCTATGTGGAGGGTGGTGGAGGTAGCATTGTCATGTATCGAGCCCTTCTCTGCTTACAGACCAGGCATGGTTGACATTGTTCGCGAGCTTGAGGATTCTCTGATAATAGAGAATAATGCATCAGAATACATGAGATCCATAGAGAGTACTGGATCAAATCGCTTTTCCATAATCATGGACAGAAGCTTAGTCATGGACAGAAGAATACCGGCACCTTCTCCTTCAGAACCCTCACCTATTTTGACACAAATGGCCCCTCCAGAGCCGAGATAG
- the LOC126796261 gene encoding protein BRICK 1 gives MARAGGITNAVNVGIAVQADWENREFISHISLNVRRLFDFLVQFEATTKSKLASLNEKLDTLERKLELLEVQVGSASANPSLFARDV, from the exons ATGGCTCGAGCAGGAGGCATCACCAACGCCGTGAATGTCGGAATCGCCGTCCAAGCTGACTGGGAAAACCGCGAGTTCATCTCCCATATTTCTCTCAACGTTCGCCGCCTCTTCGATTTCCTCGTCCAATTCG AGGCGACAACAAAGAGCAAATTGGCATCTCTGAATGAGAAGCTTGATACCTTGGAACGGAAGCTAGAGCTCCTTGAAGTTCAAGTGGGTTCTGCATCAGCTAACCCTTCTCTTTTTGCTCGTGATGTTTAA